In the genome of Hyphomicrobium sp. CS1GBMeth3, the window GGCGATGGCGAGGCCGTTCTGCGTGCCGGTGATGCCGCCACCCGCGGCGTAGAAGTCGGAGGCTGTCTTGGCGCGGCTTGCTGCCCATCGTGTGATGACGAGCGTGGACGCCACGAACAGCAGGAACATGACAATGGCTTCGACGTTCACTTGAGCCTCTCGATTATGCGCTCGGTGGCGAGGTCGAAGTCGGTGTTGGCCCGGCGCACATAGAGGCCAGTCAGGACGAACGCGGCGAGAATGACGCCAACGCCGAGGGGAATGCCGAGTGTGGTGACGCCGTCGCCTATGCGGGTTGCCAGCAGATCCGGGGCGAATGCGACGGTCAGGATGAAGCCGAAATAGATGGCGGCCATCGCCAAGGACAGGCCCCACGCGAAGCGCGCGCGGCGGCGCTCCAGCGCAAGAAATTCAGGATCGCGCTTGACCTTCTCGATCAGCGCGCCGATGTCGGCACTCATTCGTTCTTTCCCCCCGATGACGGGCCTTGTCCGGACCTGCCGGCGGCGTCTTTGCGTGGCGAGAGCTTAGCCGATTATTGGGCTAGGAAAAGATCTTCGTGTTGATGCGGTTATGCTTAAGTCGAACGCGAAGCGGTCGACTGTCCACTATCGCAGAGGTATCGTCCGCTCCGCGAACATGCGGGGCGGAAAGCGCATTCAGGCGGTATGCAGGATAAACCTTCCACAATCTTCGATGCGTCGACCCAGGGGCGCGAGATCATCGCGACCTTCGGGGCGCTGGTACTCGTGCTGCTTTTGGCGTCGCTGGACCAGACCATCGTGGCGACGGCGCTGCCGGTCATCGTCAACGAGATCGGCGGGCTCTCGCATCTCTCGTGGATCGTTACTGCCTACCTGCTGGCGAGCACCGTCGTGGTGCCGCTCTACGGCAAGCTCGGCGACCTCTACGGCCGGCGGATCGTGCTGCAGGGGGCGATCTTCATCTTTCTCGCGGGCTCGCTGCTGTGCGGCCTGGCGCAGAACCTGCCGGAGCTGATCGTTTTTCGCTTCCTGCAGGGGCTCGGCGGCGGCGGGCTCATCGTCACGGCCATCGCGGTCGTCGGCGACATCGTGGCGCCGCGCGACCGCGGACGCTATCAGGGCTTCTTCGGTGGCGTGTTCGGGCTTTCGACCGTGCTCGGGCCGCTGATCGGCGGCTTCATCGTCGACAACTGGTCGTGGCGCTGGATCTTTCTCATCAACCTGCCGCTCGGCCTCTTGGCGTTGTTCGTTATCAACCGCACCATTCGCGGCGTGCCGCGCAAAGGGGCAGCGGATATCGATTACGTGGGTGCGGCTTTCCTGGCGTTGGCGCTGACGGCGATCGTGCTGATCACAAGCCTCGGCGCGACGCTGATTTCGGCTGCGCCCGTCAGCCTTGGCGCCATCGTGGCGCTGGGTGCGGTGGCGCTCGTGGGCTTCGTCTATGTCGAGGCGCGCGTCGCCGATCCGTTGCTGCCGCTGCAACTCTTCCGCGATCGCGCGTTCGCTATCGGAACGTCGGTCGGGTTCATCGTCGGCATGGCCTTGTTCGGATCGATCACGCTCTTGCCGGTCTACTTTCAGGTGGTCAAGGAGCTCGATCCGACGAGCGCTGGGCTCTACATGACGCCGATGATGCTCGGCGTGTTCGCGAGCTCGGTCACGAGCGGACAGATCATCAGCCGCATCGGGCGCTATAAGCTATTTCCGGTCTGCGGGACGGCGCTGATGACGACGGCGCTGATCCTGCTCTCCACCATCGACGCCGAGACGCCTGCGAGCCGCGCCGCCTTTTATCTGCTGCTCCTCGGCCTTGGGCTCGGCATGGTGATGCAGATCCTGGTCATGGCGGTGCAGAACTCCGTGCCTTACGAGCGGCTCGGCGTCGCGACTTCCGGCACGACGCTGTTCCGTTCCATCGGGGGCTCCGTGGGGGCGGCGCTCTTCGGCGGCATTTTCGCCTATTTCTTGGGGGACAGCGCGCAACTCGTCGTGCCGGGTGTCGAAGGGGTGTTGAACCCGGATGCCATCCGCGCGCTTCCCGATGCCGTGCGGTCGCGCTATCTCGCCGAATTCGTCCAGGCGCTGCACCCGGTGTTTCATACGGCGACGGCGATGGCTTTTGTCGGCTTCCTCATCACGCTCTCCATTCGCGAGGTGCCGCTCCGCACGACGATCCGGCCGGAGCCGGTCAGCGATGCGTTCCAGATGCCGCGCGATGCGACCTCGCTTGAGGAGCTGGCGCGCATCGTGACGCGCATGACGGCGCGCGAGAACCGCTGGCGCGTCTATCAGCGGGCGGCGGAGCGCATCGGCCTCAAGATCGAGCCGGATACGCTCTGGATGCTGGCGCGGCTCGGCGAGCGGCATGGCCGCGCGACGGTAGATGACATCACGGCGTGCTCGTGGATCGAAGGCGGCCAGTGCCGCACGCTGCTCCAACGCCTGGTCGCCGCCGGCATGGCGAGCGGGGCAGGGGACGACGGTCTCTTTACGCTCTCGGCCGAGGGCGCGGCCGCCTACGAGCGGCTGCTCCGCCGGCGCGAAGCGGATCTCGAGGATATGCTGGCCGATTGGGACCGCAACGAGCATCCCGAGGTTCGTGCGCTCATGAAGGAGCTTGCGAAGTCGTTTGCCAGTGTGCCGCCGGCCAAGGCGTAAGGAGCGTCGACCCCAA includes:
- a CDS encoding MDR family MFS transporter, with product MQDKPSTIFDASTQGREIIATFGALVLVLLLASLDQTIVATALPVIVNEIGGLSHLSWIVTAYLLASTVVVPLYGKLGDLYGRRIVLQGAIFIFLAGSLLCGLAQNLPELIVFRFLQGLGGGGLIVTAIAVVGDIVAPRDRGRYQGFFGGVFGLSTVLGPLIGGFIVDNWSWRWIFLINLPLGLLALFVINRTIRGVPRKGAADIDYVGAAFLALALTAIVLITSLGATLISAAPVSLGAIVALGAVALVGFVYVEARVADPLLPLQLFRDRAFAIGTSVGFIVGMALFGSITLLPVYFQVVKELDPTSAGLYMTPMMLGVFASSVTSGQIISRIGRYKLFPVCGTALMTTALILLSTIDAETPASRAAFYLLLLGLGLGMVMQILVMAVQNSVPYERLGVATSGTTLFRSIGGSVGAALFGGIFAYFLGDSAQLVVPGVEGVLNPDAIRALPDAVRSRYLAEFVQALHPVFHTATAMAFVGFLITLSIREVPLRTTIRPEPVSDAFQMPRDATSLEELARIVTRMTARENRWRVYQRAAERIGLKIEPDTLWMLARLGERHGRATVDDITACSWIEGGQCRTLLQRLVAAGMASGAGDDGLFTLSAEGAAAYERLLRRREADLEDMLADWDRNEHPEVRALMKELAKSFASVPPAKA
- a CDS encoding DUF485 domain-containing protein — translated: MSADIGALIEKVKRDPEFLALERRRARFAWGLSLAMAAIYFGFILTVAFAPDLLATRIGDGVTTLGIPLGVGVILAAFVLTGLYVRRANTDFDLATERIIERLK